In one Musa acuminata AAA Group cultivar baxijiao chromosome BXJ2-5, Cavendish_Baxijiao_AAA, whole genome shotgun sequence genomic region, the following are encoded:
- the LOC135612081 gene encoding VAN3-binding protein-like translates to MEEAGEPWRSELQRPPEPTKDPMEFLSRSWAASALEVSKALAPPPPPPQPAAIPEDAAAEVEELGVAAAVAGNTFSFASSATSQLVMERIMSQSEVAPLTSGRLSHSSGPLNGGGSLSDSPPVSPSDMDDVKFCGAGNAPKAQPYRGTSKTVGRWLKDRKEKKKEETRAQNAQLHAAISVAGVAAAVAAIAAATAAASGSGKDDRAARTDMAVASAATLVAAQCVEAAESMGAEREHLASVVSSAVSVRTPGDIVTLTAAAATALRGAATLKARALKEVWNIAAVIPVEKGGTANHNNHRRRSKQEKELDSNSSSFSDELVPEENFLGLCSQELLARGTELLKRTRKGALHWKIVSVYINKMGQVMIKMKSRHVAGTITKKKKNVVVDVCKDIQAWPGRHLLEGGEQRCYFGLRTAEQRVIEFECRSRREYDMWTQGVSRLLNIVNEKKHVA, encoded by the exons ATGGAAGAAGCTGGCGAGCCGTGGCGGTCGGAGCTACAACGCCCGCCGGAGCCGACCAAGGACCCGATGGAGTTTCTCTCCCGCTCCTGGGCCGCCTCCGCCCTCGAGGTCTCGAAGGCCCTGGCCCCGCCGCCCCCGCCCCCGCAGCCGGCCGCCATCCCCGAGGACGCCGCCGCCGAGGTGGAGGAGCTCGGCGTCGCGGCAGCGGTCGCAGGGAACACCTTCTCCTTCGCCTCTTCCGCTACCTCGCAGCTCGTCATGGAGCGGATCATGTCGCAGTCG GAAGTGGCTCCTCTCACATCAGGACGGCTCTCCCACAGCAGTGGACCTCTCAACGGCGGCGGATCACTCTCCGATAGCCCTCCCGTCTCCCCCTCCGACATGGACGACGTCAAG TTCTGTGGAGCTGGTAACGCACCGAAGGCGCAACCTTACAGGGGGACGAGCAAGACAGTTGGGAGGTGGCTGAAGgataggaaggagaagaagaaggaggagaccCGGGCCCAGAACGCGCAGCTCCATGCCGCGATCTCCGTGGCCGGGGTGGCCGCGGCGGTCGCCGCCATCGCAGCGGCAACCGCTGCCGCCTCGGGCTCCGGCAAAGACGACCGCGCCGCCAGGACCGACATGGCCGTGGCCTCGGCTGCCACCCTGGTGGCCGCTCAGTGCGTCGAGGCCGCTGAGAGCATGGGGGCCGAGCGCGAGCACCTGGCGTCGGTGGTTAGTTCTGCTGTCAGCGTCCGGACGCCGGGGGACATCGTCACtctcaccgccgccgccgctaccg CGTTGAGAGGGGCGGCGACGCTGAAGGCGAGGGCGCTGAAGGAGGTGTGGAACATCGCCGCCGTCATACCGGTCGAGAAGGGAGGGACGGCGAACCACAACAACCACCGCCGCCGCAGCAAGCAAGAGAAGGAATTGGACAGCAACAGCAGTAGTTTCAGCGACGAGCTCGTCCCGGAGGAGAACTTCTTGGGCCTCTGCAGCCAGGAGCTCCTCGCTCGAGGCACCGAGCTGCTCAAACGCACACGGAAAG GCGCACTTCACTGGAAGATCGTCTCCGTTTACATCAACAAAATGGGTCAG GTGATGATCAAGATGAAGAGCCGGCATGTGGCAGGCACCatcaccaagaagaagaaga ATGTCGTCGTGGACGTCTGCAAGGACATCCAAGCATGGCCGGGGCGGCACCTACTGGAGGGCGGTGAGCAGCGCTGCTACTTCGGGCTGCGGACGGCGGAGCAACGCGTGATAGAGTTCGAGTGCCGCAGCCGGAGGGAGTACGACATGTGGACTCAGGGCGTTTCCCGCCTGCTCAACATCGTCAACGAGAAGAAGCACGTCGCCTGA
- the LOC135612083 gene encoding heat stress transcription factor A-2c-like isoform X1 — MDPNLNPVKEEHQEFSDVSASSTDVAMDPPKPLDGLHDVGPPPFLMKTYEIVDEPSTDQVVSWSPRNNSFVVWNPHAFAMTLLPRYFKHNNFSSFVRQLNTYGFRKVDPDRWEFANEGFLRGQRHLLKTIKRRKQVSYPPLQQQPLSSFLEVGEFGLEGEINRLKRDKQLLLTELVKLRQEQQNTRNHLKDMEEKVLATEQKQQQMMTFLARFMRNPSFLQQLVEQKERIKELEEAISKKRRRLIDRAPENDDVGTSGNPKLNISTKIEAEVIHDSHVEEVSSLGSLALEIQELVDKNNQEQFELQDVKSDAELNDEFWEDLLNEGIDGEKGRFETESGGNEVVNMLADKLGFLSSTNPR, encoded by the exons ATGGATCCTAATCTGAACCCAGTGAAAGAGGAACATCAGGAGTTCTCTGATGTATCCGCCTCTTCTACCGATGTCGCCATGGATCCTCCTAAGCCATTGGATGGACTGCACGATGTTGGTCCACCGCCTTTCCTTATGAAGACTTACGAGATAGTTGATGAACCCAGCACCGATCAAGTTGTGTCATGGAGCCCGAGGAACAACAGCTTTGTGGTCTGGAACCCTCACGCATTCGCGATGACTCTGCTCCCAAGATACTTCAAGCACAACAACTTCTCCAGCTTTGTCCGACAACTGAATACCTAT GGTTTCAGGAAGGTGGATCCAGATAGATGGGAATTTGCTAATGAGGGGTTTCTCAGAGGCCAGAGGCACCTCCTCAAGACCATAAAGAGGAGAAAGCAAGTCTCTTATCCTCCTTTGCAGCAGCAGCCTCTCTCTTCCTTTCTTGAGGTCGGAGAATTTGGGTTGGAAGGGGAAATCAACAGGTTAAAACGTGACAAGCAATTGTTATTGACAGAACTCGTGAAGCTGAGACAGGAGCAGCAGAACACAAGAAACCATCTCAAAGATATGGAAGAGAAGGTACTTGCAACAGAACAGAAACAGCAGCAAATGATGACATTCTTAGCCCGGTTTATGCGGAACCCCAGCTTCCTACAGCAGTTAGTTGAGCAAAAAGAGAGGATTAAAGAGCTTGAAGAGGCCATTTCTAAGAAACGAAGACGACTGATAGATAGAGCTCCTGAGAATGATGATGTGGGCACAAGTGGAAACCCAAAACTGAATATTTCTACTAAAATTGAAGCCGAGGTTATACATGACTCCCATGTGGAGGAGGTCTCAAGTTTGGGTAGTCTGGCTCTAGAGATACAGGAACTGGTCGACAAGAACAATCAAGAACAGTTTGAGCTGCAAGATGTCAAATCAGATGCGGAGCTGAACGATGAATTTTGGGAGGACTTGCTAAATGAAGGGATCGATGGTGAGAAAGGTAGATTTGAAACCGAGTCTGGAGGTAACGAGGTTGTGAATATGTTGGCTGACAAATTAGGCTTTCTTAGTTCCACCAATCCCAGATAG
- the LOC135612083 gene encoding heat stress transcription factor A-2b-like isoform X2, producing the protein MDPNLNPVKEEHQEFSDVSASSTDVAMDPPKPLDGLHDVGPPPFLMKTYEIVDEPSTDQVVSWSPRNNSFVVWNPHAFAMTLLPRYFKHNNFSSFVRQLNTYGFRKVDPDRWEFANEGFLRGQRHLLKTIKRRKQVSYPPLQQQPLSSFLEVGEFGLEGEINRLKRDKQLLLTELVKLRQEQQNTRNHLKDMEEKVLATEQKQQQMMTFLARFMRNPSFLQQLVEQKERIKELEEAISKKRRRLIDRAPENDDVGTSGNPKLNISTKIEAEVIHDSHVEEVSSLGSLALEIQELVDKNNQEQFELQDVKSDAELNDEFWEDLLNEGIDGEKGR; encoded by the exons ATGGATCCTAATCTGAACCCAGTGAAAGAGGAACATCAGGAGTTCTCTGATGTATCCGCCTCTTCTACCGATGTCGCCATGGATCCTCCTAAGCCATTGGATGGACTGCACGATGTTGGTCCACCGCCTTTCCTTATGAAGACTTACGAGATAGTTGATGAACCCAGCACCGATCAAGTTGTGTCATGGAGCCCGAGGAACAACAGCTTTGTGGTCTGGAACCCTCACGCATTCGCGATGACTCTGCTCCCAAGATACTTCAAGCACAACAACTTCTCCAGCTTTGTCCGACAACTGAATACCTAT GGTTTCAGGAAGGTGGATCCAGATAGATGGGAATTTGCTAATGAGGGGTTTCTCAGAGGCCAGAGGCACCTCCTCAAGACCATAAAGAGGAGAAAGCAAGTCTCTTATCCTCCTTTGCAGCAGCAGCCTCTCTCTTCCTTTCTTGAGGTCGGAGAATTTGGGTTGGAAGGGGAAATCAACAGGTTAAAACGTGACAAGCAATTGTTATTGACAGAACTCGTGAAGCTGAGACAGGAGCAGCAGAACACAAGAAACCATCTCAAAGATATGGAAGAGAAGGTACTTGCAACAGAACAGAAACAGCAGCAAATGATGACATTCTTAGCCCGGTTTATGCGGAACCCCAGCTTCCTACAGCAGTTAGTTGAGCAAAAAGAGAGGATTAAAGAGCTTGAAGAGGCCATTTCTAAGAAACGAAGACGACTGATAGATAGAGCTCCTGAGAATGATGATGTGGGCACAAGTGGAAACCCAAAACTGAATATTTCTACTAAAATTGAAGCCGAGGTTATACATGACTCCCATGTGGAGGAGGTCTCAAGTTTGGGTAGTCTGGCTCTAGAGATACAGGAACTGGTCGACAAGAACAATCAAGAACAGTTTGAGCTGCAAGATGTCAAATCAGATGCGGAGCTGAACGATGAATTTTGGGAGGACTTGCTAAATGAAGGGATCGATGGTGAGAAAG GCAGATGA